The following are from one region of the Noviherbaspirillum sedimenti genome:
- a CDS encoding N-acetylmuramoyl-L-alanine amidase: MNLPRLALLAAIALTLVACAPLRPHTTLPVTLVASPNFDQRRPNLVIIHHTSSDTLERALDALTSPARKVSAHYLIGRDGKIFQLVEESARAWHAGKSWWGGQTDLNSASLGIELDNNGSEPFADAQIAALLALLADIRQRYNIPAANFIGHADVAPTRKADPSALFPWQMLARQGFGLWCNAPLPPAPPGFDLPRALTAIGYDPAAPEAARHAFRLHFIRSDLAPSEDEEKALAHCLLQAKALPSQ, from the coding sequence ATGAACCTGCCGCGCCTCGCTCTCCTTGCCGCCATTGCATTAACGCTCGTCGCCTGCGCGCCCCTCCGGCCGCATACGACGCTGCCGGTGACGCTGGTGGCCTCGCCCAATTTCGACCAGCGCCGGCCGAATCTGGTGATCATTCACCACACCAGCAGCGACACCCTGGAGCGGGCGCTGGATGCGCTCACCTCCCCTGCGCGCAAGGTCAGCGCGCATTACCTGATCGGCCGCGACGGCAAGATCTTCCAGCTGGTCGAAGAAAGCGCCCGCGCCTGGCATGCCGGAAAATCCTGGTGGGGTGGCCAGACCGATCTCAATTCGGCGTCGCTCGGCATCGAGCTCGACAACAATGGCAGCGAGCCTTTTGCCGACGCGCAGATCGCGGCGCTACTGGCGCTGCTGGCCGATATCCGGCAACGCTACAATATCCCCGCCGCAAATTTCATCGGCCACGCGGACGTTGCGCCAACACGCAAGGCTGATCCGAGCGCCCTGTTTCCCTGGCAAATGCTGGCCCGGCAAGGTTTCGGCTTGTGGTGCAATGCTCCCCTGCCCCCAGCCCCGCCCGGCTTTGACCTGCCGCGCGCCCTCACGGCAATCGGCTATGACCCTGCCGCGCCGGAGGCGGCACGGCATGCCTTCCGCCTGCACTTCATCCGCAGCGACCTGGCGCCGTCGGAGGATGAAGAGAAGGCCCTGGCGCATTGCCTGTTGCAGGCAAAAGCATTGCCAAGTCAGTAA
- a CDS encoding DUF4153 domain-containing protein: protein MQQTAMRNDGFMPESLVTSGVARVRMAVGLLQGMVLYFLYHAAKTNAWPASADLLFSPLLMVSLLAPVILISSLGHLDRKQAAIWLGAVVVVIGLLALHDVWRGGASQGWVWGRRGNGTHPHYPSARLIVFSIAGLYIAHALVLAGVADRRRIAGYPTYFEAAWKLLIQIKFSALFVGALWLVLWLGAALFMLVKLNFLRELLRQSWFVIPVTAFAFSCAMHITDVRPAIVRGIRALLLVLLSWILPITTLLVVGFLLSLPWTGLAPLWATRHATGVLLGAAAVLVVLVNAAFQNGEVASGVARIVRVCARVAALALLPLAAIAIYSLGLRVAEYGWTTDRIIAAACLLIASVYATGYAWAAARSSPWLGPVAQVNVANAFVILAVLLAMFSPIADPARLSVNNQIARLAAGKISVDKFDFDYLRFEGARYGMAALEQLKTRAQGSDAALIRQKAELSLKKKSRWQQEEPPLPRADLVANLAVWPKAAQLPPSFLQEDWKSNKFNWQLPKCLKHENQTCDAYLIDFSGDGKPELLAVGTQAHGGAVLLMEDKDGHWAIAGVLPNDFAGCEPLRQKLQAGSFQLLAPRIPDLDIAGQRIEINNGMTSNSVSCAGHKRERERK from the coding sequence ATGCAGCAAACTGCAATGCGTAACGACGGCTTCATGCCTGAATCACTCGTCACATCGGGCGTGGCCCGCGTCCGCATGGCCGTCGGCCTGCTGCAGGGGATGGTGCTGTATTTCCTGTATCACGCGGCAAAAACCAATGCCTGGCCGGCAAGCGCGGACCTGCTCTTTTCCCCGCTGCTGATGGTGAGCCTGCTGGCGCCGGTGATCCTGATTTCCAGCCTCGGGCATCTGGACAGGAAACAAGCTGCGATCTGGCTTGGCGCGGTCGTCGTCGTCATCGGCTTACTGGCGTTGCATGATGTGTGGCGCGGAGGCGCCAGCCAGGGCTGGGTCTGGGGCCGTCGCGGCAACGGCACGCATCCGCACTACCCTTCCGCACGACTGATCGTCTTTTCGATTGCCGGCCTGTATATCGCCCATGCGCTGGTCCTGGCCGGCGTCGCCGACCGCCGGCGCATCGCCGGCTACCCGACCTATTTCGAGGCGGCGTGGAAGCTGCTCATCCAGATCAAGTTTTCGGCACTCTTCGTCGGCGCGCTCTGGCTGGTGTTGTGGCTGGGTGCGGCGCTGTTCATGCTCGTCAAACTGAACTTCCTTCGGGAGTTGCTGCGGCAATCCTGGTTCGTCATTCCAGTCACCGCTTTTGCCTTTTCCTGCGCCATGCACATCACTGACGTGCGCCCGGCGATTGTGCGCGGCATCCGCGCGCTTTTGCTGGTGCTGCTGTCCTGGATACTGCCGATCACGACCTTGCTGGTCGTCGGTTTCCTGCTGAGCCTGCCCTGGACAGGACTGGCGCCGCTGTGGGCAACACGGCATGCCACAGGCGTGCTGCTCGGCGCCGCCGCCGTGCTGGTGGTATTGGTCAATGCCGCATTCCAGAATGGCGAAGTGGCTTCCGGCGTTGCCCGGATCGTGCGCGTCTGCGCGCGCGTCGCTGCGCTGGCACTGCTGCCGCTTGCAGCCATTGCGATCTATTCGCTTGGTTTGCGCGTTGCCGAATACGGCTGGACCACCGACCGCATCATTGCCGCAGCCTGCCTGCTGATTGCCAGCGTTTATGCCACGGGATACGCCTGGGCTGCGGCGCGATCTTCGCCATGGCTCGGGCCGGTGGCGCAGGTGAACGTGGCGAATGCGTTCGTGATACTCGCCGTGCTGCTGGCGATGTTCTCGCCGATCGCCGACCCGGCGCGCCTGTCGGTCAACAACCAGATCGCGCGCCTTGCGGCAGGCAAGATCAGCGTCGACAAGTTCGACTTCGACTACCTGCGGTTTGAAGGCGCCCGCTACGGCATGGCGGCGCTCGAACAGCTCAAGACGCGCGCGCAGGGGAGCGATGCCGCCCTGATCCGCCAAAAAGCCGAACTGTCCCTGAAAAAGAAGAGCCGCTGGCAGCAGGAAGAACCGCCCTTGCCGCGTGCTGATCTCGTCGCCAATCTCGCCGTCTGGCCCAAGGCGGCGCAACTGCCGCCGTCCTTCCTGCAGGAAGACTGGAAAAGCAACAAATTCAACTGGCAATTGCCGAAATGTCTGAAGCATGAAAACCAGACATGCGATGCCTACCTGATCGATTTCAGTGGCGACGGCAAGCCGGAACTTCTTGCCGTCGGTACGCAGGCACATGGCGGTGCCGTTCTGCTGATGGAAGACAAGGATGGCCATTGGGCGATTGCCGGCGTTTTACCCAACGATTTCGCCGGGTGCGAACCCTTGCGCCAAAAACTGCAGGCGGGCAGCTTTCAATTGCTTGCGCCACGCATCCCGGATCTGGACATCGCCGGCCAGCGCATCGAGATAAACAATGGCATGACATCGAACAGCGTCAGTTGCGCCGGACACAAGCGCGAGCGCGAGCGCAAGTGA
- a CDS encoding GGDEF domain-containing protein, protein MMLNFQSLKFQIVALGVVVITIGILVRQFIALPLVQEHVRELAATQQLSMATYVARDVDYSIATRRDLIERFAADLPPELAKQPEKLQAWVKDRQRINPMFNSGLMAVRPDGNGLLAEYPTVTGRSQLGYAASDWFLGALRGSKAVIGKPFRGRANGDPIIIFAAPVRDSAGSIVTVLAGVAQLDAPGFLDRLQETPLGVTGGFLLISPADQLFVASSNPDMILKPTPRTGMDLLHDRAMSGYRGTGVTINANGVEELSAMVTVPSTGWFVVARMPTEEAFRPVTALRGFVATATTVLMVLIITILLIALPRILRPLTDTARAILDMAEGKSKLAPLPIVRDDEVGKLVSGFNYLVDRLSQEEAAREASETRLKYLAHHDSLTGLYNRAMLEERLAHAMTRTERDGTQIALLFCDLDGFKPVNDQYGHDTGDAVLRQVARRLTDGRRRIDTVARLGGDEFVILLTALDDARGGANSVAQQCLAALREPFEIEGKSITLGVSIGIAVHAGPAVAASYLIAQADIAMYQVKRKGKGNFFFMDTISAIDAEQHVG, encoded by the coding sequence ATGATGTTGAATTTCCAAAGCCTGAAATTTCAGATCGTGGCGCTCGGCGTGGTGGTGATCACGATCGGGATCCTGGTGCGCCAGTTCATTGCCCTCCCCCTGGTTCAAGAGCATGTACGCGAATTGGCCGCAACCCAACAATTGTCCATGGCGACTTATGTCGCCCGCGATGTCGACTATAGCATTGCGACACGGCGCGACTTGATTGAGCGGTTTGCCGCTGATCTGCCGCCGGAGTTGGCGAAGCAACCTGAAAAATTGCAGGCTTGGGTCAAAGACCGGCAGCGCATCAATCCAATGTTCAACAGCGGTTTGATGGCGGTTAGGCCGGATGGAAACGGCCTGCTTGCGGAATATCCGACCGTCACCGGTCGCAGCCAGCTCGGCTACGCGGCATCGGACTGGTTTCTTGGTGCTTTGCGCGGCAGCAAAGCGGTCATCGGCAAGCCTTTTCGAGGACGGGCGAATGGCGATCCCATCATCATTTTCGCGGCACCGGTACGCGATTCCGCCGGCAGCATCGTCACCGTGCTGGCCGGCGTGGCGCAACTCGATGCACCGGGCTTTCTCGATCGTCTGCAGGAAACGCCATTAGGTGTGACCGGCGGCTTTCTGCTGATCTCGCCGGCGGATCAACTATTTGTCGCATCAAGCAATCCAGACATGATTCTCAAGCCGACCCCGCGAACCGGCATGGATTTGCTGCACGATCGCGCCATGTCCGGTTACCGTGGTACCGGCGTCACCATCAATGCCAACGGCGTAGAGGAACTTTCGGCGATGGTGACGGTACCCAGCACCGGCTGGTTCGTGGTGGCGCGCATGCCAACCGAGGAAGCTTTCCGTCCGGTAACAGCACTGCGTGGCTTCGTTGCCACTGCAACGACAGTCTTGATGGTCCTGATAATCACGATATTGCTGATTGCATTGCCGCGCATCCTGCGCCCACTCACCGATACTGCCCGAGCGATCCTTGACATGGCCGAAGGAAAAAGCAAACTGGCACCCCTGCCGATTGTCCGCGATGACGAAGTCGGCAAGCTGGTGAGCGGTTTTAATTATCTTGTGGACAGACTAAGCCAGGAAGAGGCCGCGCGCGAAGCGAGCGAAACGCGGCTGAAGTACTTGGCGCATCATGACTCATTGACAGGGCTGTACAATCGCGCAATGCTGGAAGAGCGGCTGGCGCACGCGATGACGCGAACGGAGCGCGACGGCACCCAAATCGCTTTACTGTTTTGCGACCTGGATGGATTCAAGCCGGTTAACGACCAGTATGGCCACGATACAGGCGATGCGGTGCTGCGTCAGGTCGCCAGGCGACTGACTGATGGACGCCGCCGGATAGATACGGTGGCACGTTTGGGCGGCGACGAATTCGTCATCCTGCTCACCGCGCTCGACGATGCACGCGGCGGTGCGAATAGCGTCGCCCAGCAATGCCTGGCAGCGCTGCGCGAACCGTTCGAGATCGAGGGAAAATCGATCACGCTCGGCGTGTCGATCGGTATTGCGGTGCACGCGGGGCCTGCGGTGGCAGCGTCGTATCTGATCGCACAAGCCGACATTGCCATGTATCAAGTCAAGCGCAAAGGCAAGGGAAACTTTTTCTTTATGGACACGATCAGCGCCATCGACGCCGAACAGCACGTCGGTTGA
- a CDS encoding ABC transporter permease, whose translation MWIESTIALKFLRQGLIQTALILVGIAGGVAVIVFITTLITGLQSNIIDRTLGTQSHIRVEPPDEINRLAAAPAGTLALRLEDKRAQRLRSINNWIQVRDTLDTLAEITAVSPVTAGPAFARRGDVRKAISLVGIDPPRYEKIIHVSKDIIAGQFRVGAGDAVIGKLLATELGMQVGSKLRLESGDGSTAIVTIAGIFELGVRDLDLRYVYVDLKQAQSLLNLAGGVTLIDVTVRDLFAADVAANRITRLTGLKAESWMQTNAQLMNALRSQTISTTMIRFFVALSVAFGIASVLAISVTQRTREIGILRAMGIRRRQMLQVFLVQGALLGLVGSTAGALAGYALVWVFNTFGPGLFYIPLPLGLIPVTMAAATITGVLAAMVPAWRASRLNPVEAIRYV comes from the coding sequence ATGTGGATAGAATCGACCATCGCGCTGAAGTTTTTGCGGCAAGGCCTGATCCAGACAGCGCTGATCCTGGTCGGTATTGCCGGCGGCGTCGCTGTCATCGTTTTTATCACGACCCTGATTACCGGCTTGCAGAGCAATATCATCGATCGCACGCTGGGCACGCAGTCACATATACGGGTCGAGCCGCCCGACGAAATCAACCGCCTGGCGGCCGCGCCTGCGGGGACGCTGGCACTGCGCCTGGAAGACAAGCGCGCCCAGCGCCTGCGCTCCATCAATAACTGGATCCAGGTGCGCGACACGCTCGATACCCTGGCGGAAATCACGGCTGTATCACCGGTCACGGCCGGGCCGGCATTTGCGCGCCGGGGCGACGTCCGTAAGGCCATCTCGCTGGTGGGCATCGATCCGCCGCGCTACGAAAAAATCATCCATGTCAGCAAAGACATCATTGCCGGCCAATTCCGCGTCGGGGCGGGTGATGCGGTCATTGGCAAACTTCTGGCCACTGAACTGGGTATGCAGGTGGGTAGCAAGCTGCGCCTGGAGTCCGGCGACGGCAGCACGGCCATCGTCACCATCGCCGGCATTTTCGAATTGGGCGTGCGCGACCTGGACTTGCGTTATGTGTATGTCGACCTGAAGCAGGCGCAATCGCTGCTGAATCTTGCCGGTGGCGTAACGCTGATCGACGTCACCGTCCGGGATTTGTTCGCCGCCGATGTCGCCGCCAACAGGATCACCCGCCTGACCGGCCTGAAGGCGGAAAGCTGGATGCAGACCAATGCGCAATTGATGAACGCGCTCAGGTCGCAAACCATCTCGACCACCATGATCAGATTTTTTGTGGCGCTGTCGGTGGCATTCGGGATTGCCAGTGTGCTAGCCATCAGCGTGACCCAGCGCACTCGCGAAATCGGCATCCTGCGCGCCATGGGTATCCGGCGCCGGCAAATGCTGCAGGTATTCCTGGTGCAGGGCGCGCTGCTGGGACTGGTGGGCTCGACCGCCGGCGCCCTGGCCGGTTATGCGCTGGTGTGGGTATTCAATACCTTCGGGCCGGGATTGTTTTACATCCCGCTGCCGCTGGGCCTGATTCCGGTCACCATGGCCGCCGCCACCATCACTGGCGTGCTGGCTGCGATGGTGCCGGCATGGCGGGCGTCGCGGCTGAATCCGGTCGAGGCGATCCGTTATGTCTGA
- a CDS encoding efflux RND transporter periplasmic adaptor subunit — translation MSTRRLKPWMLVIAALLMLAIAFMLYRQWQGPLLPGYRVSATTLVQNVVATGRVFSISRAQVGSEITGVVTERLVQEGDKVVPGDVLLILRADDLLARAREARASLAQLRQSRSPQAQARLRQAEAQLAQARREAARSQALLKIDAISREEKEQADQALVSALAAAEQARLDAAALAAGQSEESILQERLAAAEAALSKTRVRAQFAGTVLTRNVETGDLVQPGRILLEIARADSTEILVSVDERNLGVLALGQTAVCVPEAYPERQFKAVLSFIAPAIDRQRGTVDIRLRVDPAPAYLRDDLTVTANIETGRSARALAVPNDALFDIRGRQASAFVVRQGKARRTTLALGLRGLAMTEVSKGLEAGDWVLAEPNVRDGQRVRVAEQVAPLSDARRETSKETPLKFN, via the coding sequence ATGTCGACTCGGCGGTTAAAGCCCTGGATGCTGGTGATTGCCGCATTGTTGATGCTGGCGATCGCCTTCATGCTCTACCGGCAGTGGCAAGGTCCGTTGCTGCCCGGTTATCGGGTGTCGGCAACTACCCTGGTGCAGAACGTGGTGGCGACCGGCCGGGTGTTTTCGATTTCACGTGCCCAGGTGGGCAGCGAGATTACCGGGGTAGTGACCGAACGCCTGGTACAGGAAGGCGACAAGGTAGTGCCCGGTGATGTGCTGCTGATCCTGCGCGCCGATGACCTCCTCGCCCGCGCGCGCGAGGCGCGTGCGTCGTTGGCGCAATTGCGGCAATCCCGCAGCCCGCAGGCGCAAGCCAGGCTACGCCAGGCTGAAGCCCAGCTCGCGCAGGCGCGCCGCGAAGCAGCGCGCAGCCAGGCACTCCTGAAAATCGATGCCATTTCACGCGAAGAAAAAGAGCAAGCCGACCAGGCTTTGGTCAGCGCTTTGGCGGCGGCCGAGCAGGCACGACTGGATGCCGCGGCGCTGGCTGCCGGTCAATCCGAAGAAAGCATCCTGCAGGAACGCCTGGCAGCGGCGGAAGCGGCCCTTTCAAAAACCCGCGTGCGCGCGCAATTCGCCGGAACCGTCTTGACCCGGAATGTGGAAACGGGCGACCTGGTGCAGCCGGGCCGCATCTTGCTTGAAATCGCACGCGCCGACAGTACCGAAATCCTGGTGTCAGTGGACGAGCGCAATCTCGGCGTGCTTGCCTTGGGCCAGACGGCGGTGTGCGTGCCGGAAGCCTATCCCGAGCGGCAATTCAAGGCCGTGCTCAGCTTTATCGCCCCGGCCATTGACCGCCAGCGCGGTACCGTCGATATTCGCTTGCGGGTGGATCCTGCACCAGCATATCTGCGCGACGACCTGACCGTCACCGCGAATATCGAAACCGGCCGCAGCGCAAGGGCGCTCGCTGTGCCTAACGACGCCTTGTTTGATATCCGCGGCCGGCAGGCCAGCGCCTTCGTGGTACGACAAGGCAAGGCGCGACGCACGACGCTTGCCCTGGGCTTGCGCGGGCTGGCGATGACCGAAGTCAGCAAAGGCCTCGAGGCCGGCGACTGGGTATTGGCCGAACCAAACGTACGGGACGGGCAGCGGGTGCGCGTCGCCGAACAGGTCGCGCCGCTTTCCGACGCCAGGCGGGAAACCAGCAAGGAAACGCCCTTGAAATTCAACTGA
- a CDS encoding ABC transporter ATP-binding protein, with product MSDAMAARAEPNVLRLEQLRKSYNVGKPTETEVLHGIDLSIGRSDFAALVGPSGSGKSTLLNLLGLLDQPTSGELYFLDQPTRAMDDAARTALRGSSIGFVFQFHHLIQAFSAIDNVMMPLMLAHGKPDADTRERARSLLAEVGLEQFADKKPGDLSGGQQQRVAIARALITRPALLLADEPTGNLDTKTAASVFELFRQFNRQYGCAVLVVTHDPRLSATCDRTITLVDGRIVDNQSF from the coding sequence ATGTCTGACGCTATGGCTGCTCGTGCCGAACCGAACGTACTGCGCCTGGAACAGCTGCGCAAGTCGTACAACGTCGGCAAGCCGACCGAGACTGAAGTCTTGCATGGCATTGACCTGTCGATCGGGCGCAGCGATTTTGCCGCGCTGGTCGGTCCCTCGGGCTCGGGCAAAAGCACCTTGCTGAACCTGCTTGGCTTGCTCGACCAGCCGACTTCAGGCGAACTGTATTTTCTGGACCAGCCGACGCGCGCCATGGATGACGCCGCCCGCACCGCACTGCGCGGCAGCAGTATCGGCTTCGTCTTCCAGTTTCACCACCTGATCCAGGCATTCAGCGCCATCGATAATGTCATGATGCCGCTGATGCTGGCCCACGGCAAACCCGATGCCGACACACGGGAGCGGGCGCGCAGCCTGCTGGCCGAGGTGGGACTGGAGCAGTTCGCCGACAAGAAGCCCGGCGACCTGTCGGGCGGCCAGCAGCAGCGCGTCGCCATCGCCCGCGCACTGATTACGCGCCCGGCCTTGCTGCTGGCTGACGAGCCCACTGGCAACCTGGATACGAAAACCGCTGCCAGCGTGTTTGAACTATTCCGTCAATTCAATCGCCAGTATGGCTGCGCCGTGCTGGTGGTGACCCACGATCCACGCCTGTCGGCCACGTGCGATCGGACGATTACGCTGGTGGATGGACGGATCGTCGACAACCAGTCTTTCTGA